In Chloroflexota bacterium, one DNA window encodes the following:
- a CDS encoding extracellular solute-binding protein, producing the protein MDALIAAAKAEGELTVIALPHNWLNYGEMIENFSKKYGIKINELNPDAGSGDEIEAIKANKDNKGPQAPDVIDVGFAFGPSSKQENLLQPYKVSTWDTIPNELKDPEGYWFGDYYGVLAFAVNKDVVKNVPQDWADLLKPEYKGQVALAGDPRVSNLAIQSVYAAALANGGSLDNVQPGLDFFSKLNQAGNFVPVIAKQGTLAQGETPIMITWDYLAISARDELGGNPEIEVVVPKSGVLGGVYVQAISAYAPHPNAAKLWMEYLYSDEGQLTWLKGGGHPVRYNDLVARNVIPAEIAEKLPPAELYANAVFPTLAQLEAAKKVIVDGWDTTVNVDVKE; encoded by the coding sequence ATGGATGCTTTGATTGCTGCTGCCAAAGCCGAAGGCGAATTAACTGTGATCGCCTTGCCCCACAATTGGCTCAACTACGGCGAAATGATCGAAAACTTCTCGAAAAAATATGGCATCAAGATCAACGAACTGAATCCTGATGCTGGTTCGGGCGATGAAATCGAAGCAATCAAGGCCAATAAAGATAACAAAGGCCCACAAGCCCCCGATGTGATCGACGTTGGCTTTGCGTTTGGCCCTTCATCAAAGCAAGAAAATCTCTTGCAGCCCTATAAAGTTTCAACCTGGGATACGATTCCTAACGAGTTGAAAGATCCAGAAGGCTATTGGTTTGGCGATTACTACGGTGTGTTGGCATTTGCCGTCAACAAAGATGTCGTCAAAAATGTGCCCCAAGATTGGGCCGACCTCTTGAAGCCCGAATACAAAGGCCAAGTCGCCTTGGCAGGCGATCCACGGGTCTCGAACTTGGCGATTCAGTCAGTCTATGCCGCAGCGCTTGCTAATGGCGGCAGCTTGGATAACGTCCAACCTGGATTGGATTTCTTCAGCAAATTGAACCAAGCTGGTAACTTTGTGCCAGTTATTGCTAAACAAGGCACCTTGGCTCAAGGCGAAACCCCAATCATGATCACGTGGGACTATTTGGCAATCAGCGCTCGCGATGAGTTGGGTGGCAACCCTGAAATCGAAGTGGTTGTGCCAAAATCAGGCGTACTTGGTGGCGTGTATGTCCAAGCGATCAGCGCTTATGCTCCGCACCCAAATGCCGCCAAATTGTGGATGGAATACCTCTACTCCGACGAAGGCCAATTGACTTGGCTCAAAGGTGGCGGCCACCCAGTGCGCTACAACGATTTGGTTGCTCGCAATGTAATTCCAGCCGAAATTGCTGAAAAATTGCCACCAGCCGAACTCTATGCCAATGCTGTATTCCCAACGTTGGCACAGCTTGAAGCCGCCAAAAAAGTTATCGTCGATGGTTGGGACACCACGGTCAACGTCGATGTCAAGGAATAA
- a CDS encoding TetR/AcrR family transcriptional regulator translates to MQASPIKGHARSHILATAASLFYRQGIRATGIDQIIAETGITKKTFYYHFASKDALILAYIEQRDAEWRSSLPANVAARANTPVGQLLALFDVLADRFTAADFRGCAFTNTIVETADREHPAHTAALAHKDFYRGYINQLLAAAGITDPQLAYGLLLLVDGALVTALREGTPTAALMAKHAARILLHAAGLNVPLETDPTLV, encoded by the coding sequence ATGCAAGCATCACCAATCAAAGGCCATGCCCGAAGCCATATTCTGGCAACGGCTGCAAGCTTATTTTACCGCCAAGGGATTCGAGCTACCGGAATTGACCAAATTATTGCGGAGACTGGAATTACCAAAAAAACCTTCTACTACCATTTTGCCTCGAAGGATGCCTTGATTTTGGCCTATATTGAGCAGCGCGATGCTGAATGGCGCTCATCGTTGCCAGCCAATGTGGCGGCTCGCGCTAATACTCCAGTTGGCCAACTCTTAGCCTTGTTCGATGTATTAGCTGATCGATTTACGGCGGCAGATTTTCGTGGCTGTGCCTTTACCAACACGATTGTCGAAACCGCTGATCGCGAGCATCCAGCGCATACAGCGGCGTTGGCGCATAAAGATTTCTATCGCGGCTACATTAATCAACTTTTGGCTGCGGCTGGAATTACTGATCCACAGTTGGCTTATGGGTTATTGCTCTTAGTTGATGGCGCGTTGGTAACGGCGTTGCGCGAGGGTACACCCACAGCAGCCTTGATGGCCAAACATGCCGCCCGAATTTTGTTGCATGCAGCGGGCTTAAATGTACCGTTGGAAACTGATCCGACGCTTGTTTAA
- a CDS encoding histidine phosphatase family protein, producing MRLILVRHGESEWNKIGRYQGQEDAPLSELGQQQAQALAQRLKREKLDVIYASPLQRANNTARAIAEFHPEVPFIDDPALLEIHHGDWQGLYSPDVKAQYGAELREWQYFPTRSQMPNGESFSNILKRVIDFKERVLSERPNETVIFSTHDVVVKILVADALGINMDRINRLWITNASISVIEYGEDLPYLVSLSEACHLGKLATVRENQTAL from the coding sequence ATGCGGTTAATTTTGGTGCGCCACGGTGAGAGTGAGTGGAATAAAATCGGTCGCTATCAAGGCCAAGAAGATGCGCCCTTGAGCGAACTGGGCCAACAACAAGCCCAAGCCTTAGCCCAACGCCTCAAGCGCGAAAAGCTTGATGTGATTTACGCTAGCCCCTTGCAACGAGCCAACAACACTGCTCGCGCAATTGCCGAATTTCACCCCGAAGTACCATTTATCGACGATCCAGCTTTGCTTGAAATTCATCATGGCGATTGGCAAGGGTTGTATAGCCCCGATGTTAAAGCTCAATATGGCGCTGAATTACGCGAATGGCAATATTTCCCAACTCGTTCGCAAATGCCTAATGGCGAAAGCTTCTCGAACATCCTCAAGCGCGTGATTGACTTTAAAGAACGGGTTTTGAGCGAACGCCCCAACGAAACTGTGATTTTTTCAACCCACGATGTAGTTGTCAAAATTTTGGTTGCCGATGCACTTGGAATCAATATGGATCGGATCAATCGCTTGTGGATTACCAATGCCTCGATTAGCGTGATCGAATATGGCGAAGATTTGCCTTATTTGGTGAGCTTGAGCGAAGCTTGCCACCTTGGCAAATTGGCTACCGTGCGCGAAAACCAAACCGCCCTCTAA
- a CDS encoding tetratricopeptide repeat protein, with translation MLQLIQTKLVVPPPRERVVKRSRLYQRLDAGRNQRLTLISAPAGFGKTTLVSAWLHTTKQQHCVWLTLNNHDNDPLRFAQYLQQGFQAQLPQFNWQWLELLGHQVLINVVTTLINQLHEQVDQWVLVLDDYQMIDHPVIHEALTMLIEHCPPQLHIVLTCRQQPALPLARWRARNWLTTVGVADLRFTDYEGGEFLRDVMHVRLNQQIESQVLHQSAGWIAGLQLAALALSEAPSPEHGLRALNSGQASDISVYLLEEVFQQQPTSIQQALLALAPLDRFNRSLADFMHQQRELGSSQLDQIIERQLFIGALDQEWWQLHPLFRDFLLQHANLIDPELRNRVLAIAAEWCRDQHYIHDAMHYALQAQAHQLAAAILTPWVGQFVREAAFYTLRPWLDQLPINIIWNEPRLCIAQMWILITLRNGEGIQGYLERISQLVGSNEPNPLAAEALALGALAATMTSKLEQATLWGEQAKRLNTSNDPTIQGVMTFCLAVVAHFQGDAQQAEMFYQQTETLGQTINSRFLSTVGAVNRAGLLHDVGQFSRAEQICLSLIEQAQALPAPRPFMAGMYWMLSRIYHQRHQLPEALAAVDQSLNNSKIMDNRQMWCVAQAQRVAILQSQNDYPQAVHCLLQLEEYAIGHDNAKIRLIIQQTRCLLAIEQHDLAQASLWLALINADPEDLNNPINQWLGGLLALRQAALDQASSLLNQALTTAERINFVPLLVSIYATLAMVLARQGQLPKALEQLQHALTIAEPESIIQPLLDLQAGLIPLLQQLPSSPLVLRLLHHNRLETVDLAITPREHEILRYLAAGLGNRAIAEALVIAESTLKRHISNLYLKLDVHNRTAAIVKAREQGLID, from the coding sequence ATGCTCCAACTCATCCAAACTAAATTAGTTGTGCCGCCACCACGCGAACGGGTGGTCAAACGTTCGCGCCTCTATCAGCGGCTTGATGCTGGGCGTAACCAACGCCTAACCTTGATCAGTGCTCCAGCTGGCTTTGGCAAAACGACCTTAGTGAGTGCTTGGTTGCACACTACCAAACAGCAACATTGTGTTTGGCTCACCCTCAATAACCACGATAACGATCCCTTACGCTTTGCCCAATATCTGCAACAAGGCTTTCAGGCTCAACTGCCGCAGTTCAATTGGCAATGGCTGGAGCTACTCGGCCATCAAGTGTTAATCAATGTGGTTACTACTCTGATCAACCAACTCCACGAGCAAGTTGATCAATGGGTATTGGTGCTCGATGATTATCAAATGATCGATCATCCAGTCATTCATGAAGCGCTTACCATGTTGATTGAGCATTGCCCGCCGCAATTGCATATCGTGTTGACGTGTCGTCAACAACCAGCCTTACCTTTGGCCCGCTGGCGAGCACGCAATTGGCTAACCACCGTTGGCGTAGCCGATTTACGTTTTACCGATTATGAGGGCGGTGAGTTTCTGCGCGATGTCATGCACGTTCGGCTAAATCAGCAGATTGAAAGTCAAGTGCTGCATCAAAGTGCTGGTTGGATTGCTGGCCTGCAACTGGCCGCCTTAGCCTTATCCGAAGCGCCTAGCCCTGAGCATGGTTTACGGGCGCTCAATTCGGGTCAAGCGAGCGATATTAGCGTTTATTTGCTCGAAGAAGTTTTTCAGCAACAACCAACATCAATTCAGCAAGCTCTGTTGGCTTTGGCTCCGCTTGATCGCTTTAATCGCTCGTTGGCCGATTTTATGCATCAACAACGGGAACTTGGCTCAAGTCAACTTGATCAGATTATCGAACGCCAGCTGTTTATCGGGGCGCTTGACCAGGAGTGGTGGCAATTACACCCGCTGTTTCGTGATTTTCTGCTGCAACACGCCAATTTGATCGATCCTGAACTACGCAATCGTGTTTTGGCAATCGCCGCCGAATGGTGTCGCGACCAACATTATATTCACGATGCAATGCACTATGCCTTGCAAGCCCAAGCGCATCAGTTAGCGGCGGCAATTCTTACGCCGTGGGTTGGCCAATTTGTGCGCGAAGCGGCCTTTTATACCTTACGGCCATGGCTCGATCAATTGCCAATTAATATCATCTGGAATGAGCCACGTTTGTGCATTGCTCAAATGTGGATTTTGATAACCTTGCGCAATGGCGAGGGCATTCAAGGCTATCTCGAACGGATCAGCCAGTTGGTTGGCAGTAACGAACCAAATCCTTTGGCTGCTGAGGCCTTGGCGTTGGGTGCATTGGCCGCAACCATGACCTCAAAGCTTGAGCAAGCTACCTTATGGGGTGAACAAGCCAAACGCCTGAATACGAGCAACGATCCGACGATTCAAGGGGTGATGACCTTTTGTTTAGCAGTGGTAGCCCATTTTCAGGGTGATGCTCAACAGGCCGAAATGTTCTATCAACAAACTGAAACTTTAGGCCAAACGATTAATAGTCGCTTTTTATCAACGGTTGGTGCGGTAAATCGCGCTGGTTTATTGCACGATGTCGGCCAATTTAGCCGCGCCGAACAGATTTGCTTGAGTTTGATCGAACAAGCGCAAGCCTTGCCAGCACCCCGCCCATTTATGGCTGGCATGTATTGGATGTTGTCACGCATTTATCATCAGCGCCATCAATTGCCCGAAGCCTTGGCGGCGGTCGATCAAAGCCTCAACAACAGCAAAATAATGGATAATCGCCAAATGTGGTGTGTGGCCCAAGCGCAGCGGGTGGCAATTTTGCAATCGCAGAATGATTATCCCCAAGCAGTACACTGCTTACTCCAGCTTGAGGAATATGCGATTGGCCATGATAATGCCAAAATTCGCCTGATTATTCAACAAACCCGCTGCTTGCTGGCGATTGAGCAGCACGATTTAGCCCAAGCCAGCCTATGGTTGGCTTTGATCAACGCCGACCCTGAGGATTTAAATAACCCGATTAATCAATGGTTGGGCGGTTTGCTAGCTTTGCGTCAAGCAGCGCTGGATCAAGCATCCAGCTTATTAAATCAAGCCCTAACTACCGCTGAACGGATTAATTTTGTACCGCTCTTAGTCAGTATCTACGCCACCTTGGCCATGGTTTTGGCTCGCCAAGGCCAACTGCCTAAGGCGCTTGAGCAACTCCAACATGCCTTGACAATTGCCGAGCCAGAGTCAATTATTCAACCGTTGCTCGATTTACAGGCTGGGTTGATTCCATTATTGCAACAATTGCCAAGTAGCCCGTTAGTTTTGCGCTTGCTGCACCACAATCGACTAGAGACTGTTGATTTGGCGATAACCCCCCGTGAACATGAGATTTTGCGTTACTTGGCGGCTGGCTTGGGCAATCGCGCGATCGCTGAAGCCTTGGTGATTGCCGAAAGCACCCTTAAACGCCATATTAGCAATTTGTACCTCAAGCTCGATGTACATAACCGTACTGCCGCAATTGTGAAAGCTCGCGAACAAGGCTTAATCGATTAA
- a CDS encoding alpha/beta fold hydrolase, producing MPRIEALLAARQFVVPQRAGDYLYFISDLNGRLSLYRMLLTGSVPEPLLPPDIALQTPHHMGGKSFVVLAEYNQIVVMIDKDGDENYQPLRIPLTGGFPEPVFGDQFADAQTNLSKLDPSTGIGYLNVASRVRPELSCYQINVLTGSSTLLYTGPDGPFYATSAADQQTILTVDGYGIGDSVIYRQQLGSTERSVVFGTPMEQRTTTIEPNGMGFAEWVNDQVALVSTSIFDDCYSLALLRLDGSQSLDSVTIEGLVHTGQGEFDRLLHLTEQRFLIGYNIDGCSWCYEAELDLAGKRMLVTKVLVGQAPLDNGVLESIDYDEASDSFALSFSTAIAPTQIYTIKPSQELQQHTNERVLGIPVEHLAAGEDAAFNSHDGLRISARLYRPAPALGYEGPRPLVYYIHGGPQGQERPDFAWFSMPLIQFLTLKGFAVFVPNVRGSSGYGFKYMNHVTHDWGGQDRLDHVHAMTKVLVNDPLIDTKRAGVMGRSYGGFMTLTLLGRHPELWRAGIDMFGPYDLHTFSARVPETWKSYMATQVGDPVTEHDFLVERSPKTYMHNLACPLLVTQGANDPRVIERESSEVVHELQALGKNVDYLLFSDEGHDVLKYANKVTCYNRITDFFSQHL from the coding sequence ATGCCACGCATCGAAGCCTTGCTTGCCGCTCGTCAATTTGTTGTTCCGCAACGCGCTGGCGATTATCTTTATTTTATTAGTGATTTGAATGGCCGCCTGAGTTTGTATCGAATGTTGCTGACTGGCAGTGTGCCTGAGCCATTGCTGCCGCCCGATATTGCCTTGCAAACGCCGCATCATATGGGCGGAAAATCGTTTGTGGTGCTGGCCGAATACAATCAAATTGTGGTCATGATCGATAAAGATGGCGATGAAAACTACCAACCGCTGCGCATCCCCTTGACTGGTGGCTTCCCTGAGCCAGTTTTTGGCGACCAATTTGCTGATGCCCAAACCAACCTCTCCAAGCTTGACCCAAGCACAGGGATCGGCTATTTGAATGTTGCTTCACGTGTTCGACCTGAACTTAGTTGCTATCAAATTAATGTGCTAACGGGCAGCAGCACACTGCTTTATACTGGCCCAGATGGCCCATTTTATGCAACCTCAGCAGCGGATCAACAAACAATTTTGACGGTCGATGGCTATGGCATTGGTGATAGCGTGATTTATCGCCAGCAGCTTGGCAGCACTGAGCGTTCGGTGGTTTTCGGCACACCCATGGAGCAACGTACAACCACGATCGAGCCAAATGGCATGGGCTTTGCTGAATGGGTCAATGATCAGGTTGCCTTGGTGAGCACCAGCATCTTTGATGATTGTTACAGTTTAGCCTTGTTGCGCCTTGATGGCTCACAAAGTTTGGATTCTGTGACGATCGAGGGCTTGGTGCATACTGGTCAAGGCGAGTTCGATCGTTTGCTGCACCTAACTGAGCAGCGCTTTTTGATTGGCTACAATATCGATGGCTGTTCGTGGTGCTACGAAGCTGAGCTTGATTTAGCTGGCAAGCGCATGCTTGTCACCAAGGTTTTGGTTGGCCAAGCACCGCTCGACAACGGCGTTTTAGAGTCGATCGACTATGATGAAGCGAGTGATAGCTTTGCGCTTTCGTTCTCGACTGCGATTGCTCCAACCCAAATCTACACAATTAAGCCCAGCCAAGAGCTGCAACAGCACACCAACGAACGAGTTTTGGGCATTCCAGTTGAGCATTTAGCGGCTGGCGAAGATGCTGCATTCAACTCACACGACGGTTTGCGCATTTCGGCGCGACTCTATCGCCCAGCTCCAGCTTTGGGTTACGAAGGCCCACGCCCCTTGGTTTATTACATCCATGGTGGCCCGCAAGGCCAAGAACGCCCCGACTTCGCCTGGTTCTCGATGCCCTTGATTCAATTTTTGACCTTGAAGGGCTTTGCAGTATTTGTACCCAATGTGCGTGGCAGCAGTGGCTATGGCTTTAAGTATATGAACCACGTTACCCACGATTGGGGCGGCCAAGATCGGCTTGATCATGTGCATGCCATGACCAAGGTTTTAGTCAATGACCCGTTGATTGACACCAAACGAGCCGGAGTTATGGGGCGCTCATATGGCGGTTTTATGACCCTGACCTTACTTGGCCGTCACCCTGAGCTTTGGCGAGCAGGCATCGATATGTTTGGCCCCTACGATTTACACACCTTTTCGGCGCGAGTGCCTGAAACTTGGAAGAGTTACATGGCAACCCAAGTTGGCGATCCTGTAACCGAACATGATTTCTTGGTCGAGCGCTCGCCCAAAACCTATATGCACAACTTAGCGTGCCCATTGTTGGTGACTCAAGGAGCCAACGATCCACGGGTGATTGAGCGTGAATCGAGCGAAGTGGTGCACGAATTGCAAGCCTTGGGTAAAAATGTCGATTATCTGTTATTCAGCGACGAAGGCCACGATGTGCTGAAGTATGCCAACAAAGTGACTTGCTACAACCGCATCACCGACTTTTTCAGCCAACATCTCTAG
- a CDS encoding quinone oxidoreductase, whose protein sequence is MKAIQIDQFGAANVLTYTDVAMPQLQPGEVLVRNQAVGVNFVDIYQRSGRIAGIGLPTILGMEGAGVIAELGAGVEGWEVGMPVAYVNIRGAYAEYISIPADRLIRLPEGIEPAIATAVLEQGITAHYLAHDSYPIKAGDTVLVHAGAGGTGLLLTQMAKQLGATVITTVSTEAKAGLSYQAGADHVVIYADGAFAEAVLAYTQQRGVAAVYDSVGAATFEQSLKVLQRRGTLVLFGASSGPAPAFDPQRLIQGSYMLTRPSIGHFIVDSAELAYRSNAVFNGILDGSLTLHHYTCYSLSDAQQAHQALEQRQTTGKLLLLPA, encoded by the coding sequence ATGAAAGCAATTCAAATTGATCAATTCGGGGCCGCCAATGTCTTAACTTACACCGATGTTGCCATGCCTCAACTCCAACCGGGCGAAGTTCTAGTACGCAATCAAGCAGTTGGGGTTAATTTTGTTGATATCTATCAACGCAGTGGGCGGATTGCGGGCATTGGCTTGCCCACAATTTTGGGTATGGAAGGAGCGGGAGTTATTGCCGAACTTGGCGCTGGCGTTGAGGGTTGGGAAGTTGGCATGCCCGTGGCCTATGTCAACATTCGCGGAGCCTACGCCGAATATATCAGCATTCCTGCTGATCGTTTGATTCGCTTGCCTGAGGGTATCGAGCCAGCCATTGCCACGGCAGTGCTTGAGCAAGGCATCACAGCGCATTATCTTGCCCACGATTCATATCCGATTAAAGCTGGCGATACGGTTTTGGTGCATGCTGGCGCTGGTGGCACAGGGCTATTGCTAACCCAAATGGCCAAACAATTGGGTGCGACCGTGATCACGACGGTTTCAACCGAGGCCAAAGCTGGCTTATCGTATCAAGCAGGGGCAGATCATGTGGTTATATATGCTGATGGAGCGTTTGCTGAAGCAGTTTTAGCCTATACCCAGCAACGTGGCGTAGCAGCTGTTTACGATTCAGTTGGTGCGGCAACCTTTGAACAAAGCCTCAAGGTATTGCAACGTCGTGGAACCTTGGTCCTCTTTGGTGCTTCGAGCGGCCCAGCCCCAGCCTTTGACCCACAACGCTTAATTCAAGGCTCATACATGCTCACGCGGCCTAGCATTGGCCATTTTATCGTCGATTCAGCTGAGCTAGCCTATCGTAGTAATGCAGTTTTCAATGGCATTTTGGATGGATCACTCACCTTACATCACTATACTTGCTATAGTTTGTCCGATGCGCAACAAGCTCATCAAGCTTTGGAGCAACGTCAAACAACAGGTAAATTGCTATTATTGCCAGCTTAA